The Actinomadura sp. WMMB 499 genome includes a window with the following:
- a CDS encoding KamA family radical SAM protein has product MGGRGLTHRYPTKVLAELLPTCPQYCGHCTRMDLVGNSTPNVDKHRFTIRPPDRHEAMLDYLRRTPGVRDVVVSGGDVANLPWPRLESFVSALLDIDNVRDVRLASKALMGLPQHWLQDEVRAGMERLATKARERGAHIAIHTHVNAARSVTPLVARAARAMLDTGIRDVRNQGVLLRGVNDSPDALLDLSFALLDEAGIMPYYLYMCDMIPGSEHWRLAVWEAQELQHAIMGYLPGFATPRIVCDVPYVGKRWVHQLAGYDRERGVSYWTKNYRTGLEASDPEALTRQYEYHDPIYTLPEAGRRWWREQGSV; this is encoded by the coding sequence GTGGGCGGTCGAGGGCTCACCCACCGGTACCCCACCAAGGTCCTGGCCGAGTTGCTGCCGACCTGCCCCCAGTACTGCGGCCACTGCACCCGCATGGACCTGGTCGGCAACTCCACGCCCAACGTCGACAAGCACCGATTCACGATCCGGCCGCCCGACCGGCACGAGGCCATGCTCGACTACCTGCGCCGCACCCCCGGCGTCCGCGACGTGGTCGTCTCCGGCGGCGACGTCGCCAACCTGCCCTGGCCGCGGCTGGAGTCGTTCGTCTCCGCGCTGCTCGACATCGACAACGTCCGCGACGTCCGGCTCGCCAGCAAAGCGCTGATGGGCCTGCCGCAGCACTGGCTGCAGGACGAGGTCCGCGCCGGGATGGAACGCCTGGCGACCAAGGCCCGCGAGCGCGGCGCGCACATCGCGATCCATACCCACGTCAACGCCGCCCGGTCGGTGACGCCGCTCGTCGCGCGGGCCGCCCGCGCCATGCTCGACACCGGCATCCGCGACGTCCGCAACCAGGGCGTCCTGCTGCGGGGCGTCAACGACTCCCCCGACGCGCTGCTCGACCTGTCGTTCGCGCTGCTCGACGAGGCCGGCATCATGCCGTACTACCTGTACATGTGCGACATGATCCCCGGCAGCGAGCACTGGCGGCTCGCGGTCTGGGAGGCGCAGGAACTGCAGCACGCGATCATGGGCTACCTGCCCGGATTCGCGACGCCCCGCATCGTCTGCGACGTCCCGTACGTCGGCAAGCGGTGGGTGCACCAGCTCGCCGGATACGACCGCGAGCGGGGCGTCTCCTACTGGACCAAGAACTACCGGACCGGCCTCGAAGCGTCCGATCCCGAAGCCCTGACCAGGCAATACGAGTACCACGACCCGATCTACACCCTGCCGGAGGCCGGACGGCGCTGGTGGCGGGAGCAGGGTTCGGTGTGA